DNA sequence from the Anguilla anguilla isolate fAngAng1 chromosome 4, fAngAng1.pri, whole genome shotgun sequence genome:
CCTAGAGCCACTAACCCATAACTTTAAATCGATACATTTAAGACATGAACATATTTGCACTGTCCAACTCTGATTTGATATTGTGTATAATCTTGGGTGCTGTGAATTCACATTTCCTCAACTTCCTTTTGGAGACCTGCTTCCCCTCTGTCCTCCACTCtaacccccccctcacccacgctctgcccccaccccctccatcccctccatcccctccatccccctcaGCCCTCacctccccactgccccccccccgcccccctcaccgTCTCCCAGGGCCAGCACGGCCTCCTCGGTGCCCAGGTTCCGCAGGGCGAACATGGCCCTGTAGCGCTCGAACAGCGGCAGCGCCTCGTCCAGGAGCTGGGCCCTCAGCTCCGCCACGCCCTTCCTGgccgcgggcggggcggggtccACGGAGGCGTACGGGTTGCCGTCAGCCGCCtcctccccccggcccccccccgccggccaGCCACTCCAGCCGCCTGACGGCCAGCTGACACGTCTCCGCCACCTGGGAGAGGaagcagagcatgctgggtaaacaaaacaaacaaaaaaacaaacatctggaCAAGTATCTGAATCAACCTCACCAACATTAGCCTGTTTAATCAGAATGTGTTTAATTCAGTTCTGTGTCAGAAACGGACACAGATTTGGATCCCCGATACAAACAGAAATTTGCCGTTTTATTTTCTTGGCCTTTACGAGAATCCTACCTCTACGACGGGATCCTCGGAATACTCCTTCAGCAGGTCGAGCACTTTGGGGTTACCGATGGCACCTAAAGCTTCACCTGGAGAAAGGGGCAGCAGAACAAGAGGTTTAATACACAACTCTACCCTGTCCTTTGTTTTGCCAATATTCATTAGAGAATTCTCCTTTAAAACGACATATTCAACGTTTTAATTAGTTATATTGTAAAGTTTCAGTGATGTGCAGGATTGTTTTAAGATCTTACCAGCATCGACAGGCTTAAGTATTCCAGATGCATATTTACCGAAGTGTGACCACGTTGCTGCACagtgcagtggtaaccaaccctgttcccggagatctaaACCTcaaggttttcactccaaccctaacaaagccacacctcattcaacagctagagatcttgctgagctgctaattattagAGACAGGTGTTGTAAATTGGGGTTGAAGTGACGGTATATCTCAAGGAACAATGTTGGTTTACCACTGCTGTTGTGTGAACAGGTGGGGGCGTGCCTTGCTTACCAGCTTCGTGTCGCACCATGGGCTCCTGATTCGTGTCTTTCAGCACGGTCTCCAGTATGGGTATCGCGCGCTCATCCTGCATTTGTCCGAGACAGTAGGCCAGCTCGTGCTTCAGAAGCGCCGAATCGTCCACAAACGCCCGGCTGATCCACTCGACGGCCTCCGCGCCGCCCAGGTTGCGCAAGGTGAACAGCGCGCGAAAGCGGGTCGTCAGCGATTCCTTTGGGTTGGCCAGAATCGTGCCCACGGCATTCACATCTTCCGTTCCGGCCATGCCGAGAGTCAAGGGTaggaggggggggaaatgaaAGTGGGGTCCGACCGCTCAGCTGTCCCTGGAGCGTAGCTGCGTTTCAGAGCTGGAGCATTGAATGGCAAAAACCTCCAGATAAGTTTCGGTGTCTGCATTGTGAAGGAAATGTGGAGTAACTTGTTAgatttcattacaaatcaaatGCAGAAAAACGGTTTTCTATTTTTGGCAAAGTAGATACACATTTAAAAGCGTTATTCATCAACtaaatgttgaaaatgaattttgtgtTGTTTGGAGGAAACTGACATATCGCTTGCTAGCTACAATCTGAATTTAATCTATAAATGAGTGTAGTACGATTGGTTTTCAGGCCCATGTCGATACATCTGTTAGCGGTTATCTAGCTAACTGAGAAAAAGCAGGTGTTAGAAAAGTAGCTAACCAGCTAGCCCTCTCTCAAATTGCAGATCTAACGTTCAAGATTGAAACAAGTTTTCTCGCAGTTGTCGACATAATGTTACCCCACCACTTTTATATCCTAGCTgcttaaatactgtacattagtTAATATACCGTTTTTATGTTCGTTAGTTTTCATAGGTAACCATGCCAGCTTGTAAAGTTAACTTACACGACTTGATGTTGGATGTCTTGCTAGTTAACTGCGCCATATATTcagaatatttacatatatCCAACAGTCCGACGCCGCTTGTTGTTTTGTAGGCTTACTTACTCCGTATTCTATATAAACCGTTATCTATATTAGTAAAATATCTGTACTTACCGGTTTCAACTCAACATCAACTGACAGGGCGACACCATTTTGTTCCACACGTGTGGCACGGCGTACGAGCGAGTCTACGCACTGCGGAAGAGGGAATATCAAAGAACAGCAggattcctttttttgtgttttgcccaCATTTCGTGGACAGTGTGCTGTGATTAGTGTcacttgtattttttatattttttctagTACACGCTACACTGTAATGGCATCTGCATGTATATTTGTCAGACTAGTAAATGATAACCCCCCTcctacatacatttggattttCCTTTAACGTCGCGTACGTTCTACGCAGTCGTATTGGCGTCGGATCCGCGTAGGTCCACAGATCTTCATATTATGCGGATCGACTCGGGCGACGGCATGCAGCACAAGCACATCCAGGTATCGTCTATCTTCGTGTTGCCCGAATTCCGCTTCGGCGTGCGGCGGATTTGTCCGTTTGATTGCTCAGAATtaatggagatggagagatggatggaATATTCTGGACAGGGCTTATTCTTAAAGTTTCTCAGGGCAAGGGGTCCTCTGTCCACATCCTCAGTTTATCCATTATATTGGTAAAATTGGACAGATTATTAATGCAAGCCCAGCCCCACTTCTCACCCAGCAGATCTCCATGGTCTGTAATAATGTCCAGCTTCACTTTGATTCTCACTCTTCAAAATCATATCACAGTTCATGcctcataaaatatattttaaaaaaacatactgacTGAAATGTAGAGCACtcaatagaaatgttttttttaattttagaaaggaccatgtttatttattacaaaaaagaaaaatgcagtctgcatattcatatgttgctgtcaaaatttgaaatgaccagctattttacatttaatcatAATTGGTTTTATTTGACAAGGAAATGTTGTCAAACTGAACTAAAAATGAACGcacacatttgaatatttggATACACTATAttgtacaatatatttataaCTGAATGTGATTTTCACTGTGCAACAACATTTGTGTACAAAAGGGACTAAACCATGAAAATATATGGATTTTAATAGCCCTGTGTCACAGCAGTAGACTGGACAATTTATATTGCAAAACCCCGCAGAAAAACTGTTAACCTAAGACATCTTCAGAATAATTTACGTACAAGTACCTGAGAAAAAGGTTATCCTGCAAGGTTAGATCCTGTTACGAGATAATATCCacttatttcaaatatttctgccagtaaattattacatttatttgaaatatgaaatgatgaCATTGACACCTTCCATACAGAAGAGGTCTGCCACCCGGTCTAGAAGAACTGCAGAATGTGCTGGTTTTGTTGTTACCCATCACTCACTCAACTGGTCATTTAAAAGTAGGCGATTGCACAATTGACTCGCCTGGTTTCTCATGTCAGAACTGGCTGCTTATTTTaaggtggaaacaaaaaaaaaaaaaaacgaaaagcaGACCAATCAGGACCAGGTTTGCAAGCCCCTGACACGCTGGCTGTGTTCAAAATCACATACTATGTACTACTACATactagattttgtttttttagcatGTCCAAATTAATAGtatgaatgaaatatttttgcaaaaaacCGCCAGGGTCAGGATCACAGTTCTGACTAtggcctacactgccgccaacaggacagccccttcAACGAGACGCTCGGTGGTCACAGGCTCTTCTCTAAgtcacatctcttcagactctaCCATGACTGGCATTCACACTACACCTCTCTGCGGGGCTACCCTGATTGTGTAACCAATGAAGTAGCATGTCCATGCAGCACTTGTGATCTTGATCATGTCTTAGTTCTTTTTTCATGCTTATGACCGTGCCTCACCACTTTGTCTTAAGACTTAGCCATTAGCTTTACTGACTTATCTTTAGGACTGAGCCATTACCTTTACTGTGTGAACCAGACTGATGTTCCTGGCTGTGGATAGCTGCTACCTTATAGCAGAATTGTATATCttttatctgacctgtgtttgtatttgttccaGTGACTTTCGGTATGTACCgactgtacgtcgctttggataaaagcgtctgcagAAGGAATGTAATGAATTCCAAGGCCGGAACTCATGGAATGAAGTAAAAACTCCGTTACTATAACCAGCAAACAAATACGACAAATATGGCTGGAACAGAGATTCAGACGTGAATCTGCCTCCAATCcaacaaagaacaaaataaaaaaccctgtttggaaaaaaaggatGTTGAGTGAGCACAATGATCTTTAgagctacagtacacacactgcagaccactTTCCCTCCGTGTATGCGAAAAATGAGTCAGACAGAGCTtcgaatatgaaaaaaaataaaaaatggactgtctccattatttattcatgttcaCGCATTCAAGTCAGGAATTGGTAGTTGTGATAAGTCATCATAAGATACAAATGTAGACAGAGAGGACATGTTAGAGCAAGAATATCATACTCCAGTCCTGGATGGCCTCAGTATCTGATGGTCTTTTTTTGGTGCATTTCAGCAGCTGAGcacttaatttaagtcactggccggctaaagagtccacacctcgtttccaaggcctaaactggTTGTTGATCGagaggaaatcacaaaaaaccaacatgcacatttttaatcagtcaAGAGCAGCTAATGCTTTCATTCTTAGAATGTGTAGGGTGGCAGACGCTACCTGTACAAAAAGAGTTCCCAGTTTTTAAGCTGAGCAAATCAGAGGCTGACAGGCATAATCAGTGGGATCCTTACAGCTGGAAGCGTAAACTGAATCCAAggcatttgtggaaaaaaaagaaagaaaaacagttgaaagacaaagcaaatggatATCGGGCAAATCTGTATTGTGCTATCTGGTTTCAGGAAAAACATTACTAGAGAATCcaagcatatttttttcaacaggTTTCATTGATGGACAGAATGGCTGTAATCACAACTAACACacgtggtggggggggctcgggggaggggggggctcaggaTCTAAAGAAGTGgtacccagccctgttcctggagatctactgtcctgtaggttttcactccaaccctaacaaagccacacctcattcaacagctagagcatggctgcccaaccctgctcctggagatctaccgtcttcctgcatgttttcattccaaccctaaaaaAAAGCGCACCTCATTGAACAGCTACAAATATTGGTCGAGCTGCTAATCAAtaagagtcaggtgtgccaaagtagggttgaaatgaaaagctacagGAACAGTAGATCCCTAGGAGCAGGGTCGGGCAGCCCggctctagctgctgaatgaggtgtgcttttatTAGGATTGGGATGACAAACCCACGGGGTCGGCAGATCTCCGGGGACAGGGTCGGGCCGCCACTGGTCTAAAGGAGGGTCAGCAACTCCGCCGCGGCGGTGGTCTCCGCCACGTGCAGGAAGGAGGCGACGGAGCGGTAGGGGAGGTGTTCGGGGATGTGCCCGCcgccctcctgctgctgctgctggcagaAGTAGTCGCAGAGCAGCGAGCGCACCCGCTCGGCGTTGGGGTCGTCCATGTAGGCGGGCAGCGCGTCGCACGGCTGCACGCACTCGGCCTGGCTCACGTCGTCCGCCCACTCCTCCACGAAGGCGTCGCCGTGCACCTCGCACATGTTGTGCAGGATGCAGCAGGCCAGCACCATGGTGGGCACCAGGTCCAGCCGGCAGTCGTTGCGCCGGTGCAGGCACTGCCAGCGGGCGCGCAGCCGCTGGAACGCCACCTCCACCACCGAGCGGGCGTGGCGCAGGTGGTAGTTGAAGCGGCGCTGGCGGGGCGTCAGCTGGCCCGACTCCGGGTAGCACTTGAGCAGCCAGCTCTGCAGCGGGTAGGCGGAGTCGCCCAGCAACAGGTAGCCCATGGGCTGGCCCAGGACGTTTCGGGGCGGCTGCGGCGACAGGCGGCCCTCGCTGGCCATGGTCCACAGGGTGGAGCTCTGCAGGATGCTCACGTCCTCCGTGCTCCCCGGGAAGCCCGCGCACACGTCCCAGAACTGGCCCAGCCCGTTGACCACGCCCTGCAGCACCACCGAGTGCCAGCCGTTGCGGTTGCAGCAGTGCGTGGCCTTGCTGGGCGGCGTCATGATGGGGATGTGCAGGCTGTCCAGCACGCCCACGCAGTGCGGGAACCCCCAGCGCATGCTGAATAGGCGCACCGCCTCGTCCAGCTCCTGCTCGCTGGGCTGCTGCAGGTACACGGGcttcagcagcagcaccacGGCGTGGCAAACCTCCCGCACGCACTGCCCCACCGTGGAGCAGCCCACGCCGAACAGCGCGCTGATGGTGCGGTACTCCACGTTGGTGGCCAGCCGCCACAGCGCCACCGCCACGCGCTTCTCCAGCGGCAGCGCCTGCCGGAAGTTGGTGTTCATCCGCGTCAGGCGCGGCTGCAGCTTGCCGCACAGGGCGAAGAACGTGTCCTTGCTCATGCGGAACTTCTCTAGCCAGTCGCGCGGCTGGAACTCCTTCATCACCACCCGCTCCCACCAGTCCGTGCTCTCCGTGATGCTCCAGGGCCGCGTGTGCGCTCTTGAGGCCATCTGAGAGGGAGGACAGGGGAGAAAGTTAGCTAGGTGAAAGCTGAAAAAATGGCTTCATATTCAACGGGGCATTGGCACGTTCAAGGGAAACACTTGTTTATTCAGAAAAGAGAAGGTCAGCTAAAAACTCCTCCAACATTTGGACTGTTATAAATTACGCAATATAATATAGGCAGCCCTTTTGATATACAACATTATTTAAAGTTAATTTATAACATCACTTCGCTTACCGCAACCGAAAATATACATAATTACAGGAGCCGGCAGGCGCTAACCACCAGAAAGAACTTAATATGCTGTCTAGCTTGCAGATATTGCGCTACATACCATGCGCATCCTTTTCATTCTCTGTAAAAGGAATTTTCTGTGTCTGATTCGCCTGTTTATTTCATTCCGCCTCTGTACGAGTGCATTGTTTATGTACTCTCGTCGCTGGCGAAGCAAGT
Encoded proteins:
- the dohh gene encoding LOW QUALITY PROTEIN: deoxyhypusine hydroxylase (The sequence of the model RefSeq protein was modified relative to this genomic sequence to represent the inferred CDS: deleted 1 base in 1 codon; substituted 1 base at 1 genomic stop codon), which produces MAGTEDVNAVGTILANPKESLTTRFRALFTLRNLGGAEAVEWISRAFVDDSALLKHELAYCLGQMQDERAIPILETVLKDTNQEPMVRHEAGEALGAIGNPKVLDLLKEYSEDPVVEVAETCQLAVRRLEWLAGGGGPGGGGGXRQPYASVDPAPPAARKGVAELRAQLLDEALPLFERYRAMFALRNLGTEEAVLALGDGLLCGSALFRHEIGYVLGQVQHEASVPQLQAALERAGESAMVRHECAEALGAIGAEPCLQVLRRFRADRERVVKESCEVALDMYEYENSGQFQYADGLQRLQGAQ
- the LOC118226183 gene encoding protein ALP1-like, giving the protein MTREESARHIKSLLVHLLRQRREYINNALVQRRNEINRRIRHRKFLLQRMKRMRMMASRAHTRPWSITESTDWWERVVMKEFQPRDWLEKFRMSKDTFFALCGKLQPRLTRMNTNFRQALPLEKRVAVALWRLATNVEYRTISALFGVGCSTVGQCVREVCHAVVLLLKPVYLQQPSEQELDEAVRLFSMRWGFPHCVGVLDSLHIPIMTPPSKATHCCNRNGWHSVVLQGVVNGLGQFWDVCAGFPGSTEDVSILQSSTLWTMASEGRLSPQPPRNVLGQPMGYLLLGDSAYPLQSWLLKCYPESGQLTPRQRRFNYHLRHARSVVEVAFQRLRARWQCLHRRNDCRLDLVPTMVLACCILHNMCEVHGDAFVEEWADDVSQAECVQPCDALPAYMDDPNAERVRSLLCDYFCQQQQQEGGGHIPEHLPYRSVASFLHVAETTAAAELLTLL